TGGATTTTTTAAGATAGCTGTTTCTCCTTTTTTACATGCTCTATTAATTAAAACTATTCCAAATAAAATTCCACCTATAAGTCCAAAAGTAGCAGTGGTTGTAGCTATTCCTTGAGCTGTCTCCCAATACCCCATATTCATCTCTTGCAAAACTCTTCCTATCATTCCTGCTGTTCCATGACCACCAGCAAACCCTGTATTTAATTCAGCACCAAAAGTCTCATATAGGGGTTTATTTAATATATATTTATAGACAAAATTTACAAAATACCCTATCCCCAATTGAAGAAATGTGACTATGAATAGAATGAATCCTGTTGTTAAAATATCTCTAAACTCACCCTTACTATTTTTTATCTTTAGATTCATTCCTAAGGGAATACTTGCAATTACTGGAATGATCAATAAACTTGGGAGTAAAGAGATCTCTTTGCTCCACACTACTGGAGTAGAGATATTAAATACTCTCCCCATAATTTCAGGACCTATTAGTAAACCAACTGTTCCACCAATAATTGATGCTGGAATAAATAGATCTTGAAAAATTTTAAATTTTGATTTAATAATAACTCCCAAAATTAAAAGAAAACTTAAATAACATAAAATATAAAAAAATTGTTGCACTATACCTCCTAAAATAAAGAGTGACCAAAAGATATCACTACTATCAATTGGTCACTTAAAATATAATATAAATTACTGTAAGTTCATTAAAACTCCACCTACAACAAATAAAGAACCTAAGAAGAATAAAGCTCCTTGTAATTTAATTTGGAACTTAGCCCAAATTACCCAATCTAGTTTTGCTATTCCTAATATGGCAATTAAAATTCCTGATGTTGGAACTATTAGATTTGTAAATCCATCTCCAAGTTGGAAAGCAAGAACAGCAACCTGTCTAGGTACACCAACTAAATCAGATAATGGTGCCATTATAGGCATAGTTAAAGCAGCTTGTCCTGATCCTGATACAACAAAGAAGTTGAATATTGATTGGAATATATACATTACCCAAGCACAGAAAGCAGCAGGTAATCCACTTAAACCTTCAGCTACCCAGTTAAGTATAGTGTTTAGAACACTTGGCTCTCCAGCTTCAGAACCACCTAAAACTAATACAATACCTTTAGCCATACCAACAACAATTGCAGCTCCTATTAAATCCTCTGCTCCTTTTCTAAAAGATGAAGCAATATCATTAACACACATATTATCAAGCTTGAATAAAACTCCTATTATTCCTGATGCTACTCCCATTATTACAAATTGAGTTGCTATTTCAGGTAAGAAATATCCAAACTTAACTACTCCATAGATGATCCAAGCCATTCCTAATACAACAACTAAAAGAACTAACTTATGACCAAATTTAAACTCCATATCCTGTTGCTCTGAAAGTTTGAACTCCTCTCTATAATATGCATCTGAAGCATATGAAATAGAGCTTTCTGGATTTGCTTTTACTTTTTTAGCATAACTTAATGTATAAGCTATTCCTATTCCTGTAAAAAATACCCACATAAATATTCTAAATCCAGCTCCTGATAATACAGGTATTCCAGCTACTCCTTGAGCTATTGCAACACTAAATGGATTCATCCAAGAAGTTGCAAACCCTATCTGAGTTGAAACATAAGTTATTAATATTCCTGTAATAGCATCATATCCCATTCCAATTACTATTGGTATTAATACCATTGCAAATGGAATTGCTTCCTCTCCCATTCCAAATACTGCTCCTCCTAAAGAAAAGAAGAAAAATACAATTGGAAGTAAGAGATATTCTGATCCCTTTGTCTTTTTAATCAAAGTGAATAATCCAGCTTCTACAGCTTTTGTTCTTAAGATAATTCCAAAAGCTCCTCCAGTTATTATGATAAAGGCGATTACTCCAACAGCTGTTCCCCATTTATCTCCGCTTACAATCCCTTCAAATACATAGTTAGAAACTCCAACTTCTCCTCCAGGCTCAAAAAACTTCACTCCCTCTACAAGTGGCTTTCCTTGTTCATTTAACTCATAAGAAAAACTTCCTGCAATTGGAACTACTTTTGTTTTTTCTGCACCTGTCTCAGTAATATAAGTTACCTTTTCCATCTGAAATTTCCCCACTGGAACTGTATGTGTAAGTATTGCTGCAAATATTACAACAAAAAATATTATCACATACGTGTCAGGCATATTAAATTTTTTCTTCATTGTTACCCCCCTTGTTTAAAGTTTGTCTATATGATTATACTTTATAACTTCAAATTTATCAATACAATAAATCAATTTTATATATTACTTTTTTAATATTTTTTAAAAAATTCTTAACTTTTTATAAGTTATTAATAAAAAAAATTGATATTGATATATTTTTTTTATGTAAAAAAATAAATTAGTATAAAAAATTATATAAAAATAAAAAATGATAAATTTTTATAATCAGTAAAAAAGATAATCTAAATTATGATAATTTAAATTATCATAATTTGAATTATATTTATTAAAGTGGTATAATATAGTAAAATATAATTCTTCGAGGTGATAAAATGAAATTTATTAACAGAAAAAGAGAGATGGCTACCTTAGAAAAAGAATATACTCGAGAAAAAAGTTTTGTTGTTTTATATGGAAGAAGAAGAACGGGAAAAACTACACTTATAAAAGAATTTATAAAAGATAAAAATGCTTTTTATTTTTTTGCTGACAAACAAAATGAATCACTTCAAATTAGTAGATTTAAAAAGCAATTAGCAGAATATTTTAAAGATGAATTTTTAAAAAAAATAGAAATTAATGACTGGGACACAATTTTTGACTATTTTATAAATAAAATTAGAGATGATGAAAAATTTATTCTAGTTATAGATGAGTTTCAATATCTATGTTCTGTAAATAAGGGGTTTTCCTCTATATTTCAGAGAATATATGATGAAAAAATGTGTCATAAAAATATTATGGTTATTCTGTGCGGTTCTTTAATTTCTATGATGTATTCTGAGGTTCTATCCTATGATAGTCCTCTCTATGGAAGAAGAACAGCTCAAATAAAGCTTCAACCCATTACTTTTGAATACTATAAAGATTTTTTTGAAAATAAATCAAAAAAAGAACGTATTGAATTTTACTCAATAACTGGTGGAATTCCAAAATACATTTTAGAGTTTGATAAAACCGAATCTCCTCTGTGGAATATAGAGAATAATATTTTTAATAAAGATAACTTCCTGTATTCAGAACCAAAATTTTTACTTCAAGAGGAGATTAATGATTTATCAAGATATTTTTCTATATTAAATTCTATAGCTTCAGGAAATACTAAGCTATCTTCTATCTGCTCCAATCTTGAATTAAATTCAAATGGAATAACACCCTATATTACTAAATTAATAGATTTAGATATATTAGAAAAGGAAGTTCCTGTTACTGAAAATTTAGAAAATAGTAAAAAAGGATTGTATAAAATTAAAGATAACTATTTAAAATTTTGGTTTAGCTATGTTTATCCTTATCAAAGTTATTTAGAAATCG
This portion of the Fusobacterium sp. SYSU M8D902 genome encodes:
- the yfcC gene encoding putative basic amino acid antiporter YfcC, yielding MKKKFNMPDTYVIIFFVVIFAAILTHTVPVGKFQMEKVTYITETGAEKTKVVPIAGSFSYELNEQGKPLVEGVKFFEPGGEVGVSNYVFEGIVSGDKWGTAVGVIAFIIITGGAFGIILRTKAVEAGLFTLIKKTKGSEYLLLPIVFFFFSLGGAVFGMGEEAIPFAMVLIPIVIGMGYDAITGILITYVSTQIGFATSWMNPFSVAIAQGVAGIPVLSGAGFRIFMWVFFTGIGIAYTLSYAKKVKANPESSISYASDAYYREEFKLSEQQDMEFKFGHKLVLLVVVLGMAWIIYGVVKFGYFLPEIATQFVIMGVASGIIGVLFKLDNMCVNDIASSFRKGAEDLIGAAIVVGMAKGIVLVLGGSEAGEPSVLNTILNWVAEGLSGLPAAFCAWVMYIFQSIFNFFVVSGSGQAALTMPIMAPLSDLVGVPRQVAVLAFQLGDGFTNLIVPTSGILIAILGIAKLDWVIWAKFQIKLQGALFFLGSLFVVGGVLMNLQ
- a CDS encoding ATP-binding protein encodes the protein MKFINRKREMATLEKEYTREKSFVVLYGRRRTGKTTLIKEFIKDKNAFYFFADKQNESLQISRFKKQLAEYFKDEFLKKIEINDWDTIFDYFINKIRDDEKFILVIDEFQYLCSVNKGFSSIFQRIYDEKMCHKNIMVILCGSLISMMYSEVLSYDSPLYGRRTAQIKLQPITFEYYKDFFENKSKKERIEFYSITGGIPKYILEFDKTESPLWNIENNIFNKDNFLYSEPKFLLQEEINDLSRYFSILNSIASGNTKLSSICSNLELNSNGITPYITKLIDLDILEKEVPVTENLENSKKGLYKIKDNYLKFWFSYVYPYQSYLEIENLTYPLDKIKNEFNLWVSKIYEELARETLFSNLQIPFPIKKLGRWWNNNEEIDIVALGDKDIIFGECKWSNKKVGLSVLFSLKEKSKKVNWNNNSRKEYFILFSKEGFSEDLIALSQKDKTIILSDF